In Salmo salar chromosome ssa03, Ssal_v3.1, whole genome shotgun sequence, a single genomic region encodes these proteins:
- the LOC106599871 gene encoding ADP-ribosylation factor 1, which produces MGNLFASLFKAFGKKEMRILMVGLDAAGKTTILYKLKLGEIVTTIPTIGFNVETVEYKNISFTVWDVGGQDKIRPLWRHYFQNTQGLIFVVDSNDRERVNEAREELMRMLAEDELREAVLLVFANKQDLPNAMNAAEITDKLGLHSLRHRNWYIQATCATSGDGLYEGLDWLSNQLKNQK; this is translated from the exons ATGGGGAATTTATTTGCAAGTCTCTTTAAAGCATTTGGCAAGAAAGAGATGAGGATCCTCATGGTGGGTCTCGATGCTGCTGGTAAAACAACAATCCTGTACAAGTTAAAACTTGGAGAAATTGTAACTACCATTCCAACTATAG GTTTTAATGTTGAGACAGTTGAGTACAAGAACATAAGTTTTACAGTGTGGGATGTAGGCGGTCAAGACAAAATTCGACCGCTGTGGCGTCATTACTTCCAGAACACACAGG GTCTTATCTTTGTTGTGGACAGCAATGACAGAGAGCGCGTGAACGAAGCCCGTGAAGAACTGATGAGAATGTTGGCAGAGGATGAACTACGAGAGGCAGTCTTATTAGTATTCGCTAACAAACAG GACCTCCCAAATGCTATGAATGCGGCCGAAATCACAGACAAGCTGGGACTGCACTCCCTCCGCCATAGAAACTGGTACATCCAGGCCACCTGTGCTACCAGCGGAGACGGTCTCTATGAAGGACTGGATTGGTTGTCTAATCAGTTAAAAAACCAGAAATAG